AACAGCCTAAGAATCACCTTCTCCCTCTCTGGTGGCTCCTAGAAAATAATTCTGCTTTTTAGAAGTCTAATGGATAGTCAAGGTAAACAAAGACATTTGCCACTTCAAACCTACATGTCTGAAGCACAGAGGAAAAGTGCAAGTATTTTATCACACCTAAGCAACCCCAACAAGATTTTAAATTTAGTAAGGGATACTCTCCACTGTGCtaaacttatttatttatttcttagaAGCGCATGCAAGGTGGGGTTGGGGGAGGGGGGCATAGTAaaagattcaatttttttttattaaaaaaacagAAATAATTATATTACATTTTCACTTTGTTTAACCACTATTCTGAATGCAATTTTATAACCGTCCAAGTCTATATGCTAATAGAGTCAATTTATGTGTGCCATTCAGAATGTGTCATGCACAGAATAAAGGGCATTAAcacacccaaaaaaaaatcatctatgtTCTGCCCTGATTTTTTTCTGTTAAAATTTTGAGACTGACTGTGCTGTGAGAAAAACTACAGAATAAATGGGGAAGACACACGTGACAACTTCTATCATGTCCCAAGTAATTATTAAAcaagaaaattatattttttttgaaaaaataaaaataaaaatcagaaaCCTGCAAGTAGGAAAAATGGCCCCCCTTTACAAATTTTGTGGCAATTAACTAGCTTAGGAACTGTTTAAGCATACCAAAATAAATTTCTTTGTAAATAACCAATTTCCTGACAACTCGAACTCAACATAATACAGAGGAACATGAATGCTATGAGTTCAAGATCACATGCCAATTCAATAAAATAAGTACTAGAGCCCGAACTCTGAGGCCAAGTGCATTTGGCTGAGAATTTATTTGTTATTGGAGAATATGGCAGTTAGCAACGAGTCTACAGTTATTGGATGATATGGAGCTCTAACACACAGGTTTTATTTCAGAAAAAGATAGAGACTCCTCAATTTAGTTCCAACTTAAATTCTTATCTTGAATTATTATTGGCCACTACAAAATGAACAGTGCTTTGTAATAAAAAGAATGAAGATGGCTTTAAACACAAAAGAAACTGACCTTGGATGCATCCAAGCTTTTATTGTTAAAACTATCTTCCAATGTATCTAATTCCCTCAGGAATTTAGCTCAAGAAAATGCAAACAATGAGGAATTCTGACCCTGGCCCTTTTTTTTAAATTCTCGATCTAGGGGAAAATAATATAGGGGAATACATAAAATTAATCAAGTGCCTTTTTTAAAATGGCAACATCTAAGCAGGGGTTCTTAACAGTGACATCTTAGTGGGAGTTCCAAATAAAAAATGATCTTACCAAATTGATGGGGAGAATTACatgaaaaaagataaaaaattttgACGGGGCAAAACCACTATGATCAATAATAATGGTAACTGCAAACAAAAAGGCAACAAATAGGAACTTATATGACCACATGAATGCACTTTTGAGGAGTGACTGGCAAATAGTTAACCAGGATATTAAGTAGAACATAGTACAACCTTGTGGCATCTTCCCTTGAGATAATGATGGCAGTATGTTTCAGTCTTTGGTTTCAAAATCATAGGCAGCTTCAGTCTTCTAACTCCAAGCTGTTTGTTCTTTTCTGCCCTTTTCATTCTTTTTGCCCGCTGAAGATAAAAGGTTGTAGCAAATAAATCAGCTGAGCTCCCAAGAATTAGATGGAACTATGTTGCAAATATAAATAGTCCATATAATAACATGACAAACATGcagattatttttttaataattgccATAGAGATGTTGATGCAGTCAACATGAGGAAGCAATTTTATTTTCGTACTTTTTTATTTAGAATATTTTTATTGGGATCATATcttttatattttgatatttctatcagtatttatagttttaaaaaatagaatttaagTTTATTAAGGTTTCTAAAGCTACTTTCTCATTTCTTTTTCCCCAAGTTTTGTAAGGCctcctatttatttattttagacaGGGTTTAATAACAATTATTTTATGGCAGACATTTCCTACATCAGTCACATAGAGTATCAAATTGATTCTCTTTGCAAATGTATCCAATCAATGGGCTACACATACAAAAAGAATCCATTCAAACAGTAAAGGAAACAGAAGAGGTGCATGAatacctttttcttttctttgcttttctGAGAAGTGCCCCGCTTTCTCTTATTGCTACCAGCGTCCTGCCACAGATGAGAAATATTAAACAGCATTAACTTCATATGAACTTACAAAAAgactatagaaaataaaagggCAGTATGGAGCAAAAATATTAATATCAATTATTCTATAGATGTATCTAGTCCAATAGTTGTCTGACTGCTCAAATTTTCATGAAAGGTGAGTCAAGTTTcacttttttttattcttctttttagTGGGGTAGTAACTCCACCTTAGATGcacttaatttccaaatattttcacACACAACCAGTCCCAAGCTCGGTAAAGGAGGAGGGTAGCGTTAGGTAACTAAGAgctagcgtaaaatttgtcagattgctaagatatgaatccttactgaaTATTCACTAGGGCATCCCCTACGAGCAACGTGTTGCACTTATACCATTCAGAATAGCAAAAAGTGGGCGAGAGTGGGCTAGGTCATTGCCCTGAAGCGACACGCCGTGTCGATGCTCaagtacggtgtcaaatatgtgaggatTCCCGTATCATTCTGGGCGTGgatgggtaaagaagttagttcaggaGATTAAaattagattaacaacttggaatatagggacacttatgagtaaaagcatgaaaattgtagatactatgattacaaaaaaaaaaaaatataatttgctttcaagaaactaagtgggtgggggagaaagctagagaaactgataaattaggatttaaactttggtacgctggaaaagaaaaacatgagAATGGGGTGGGAATTATTGTggacaaaaatttaaaagatagtgttgtagaTGTAAATAGactaggggatagaattataaaaattaagatgtcttaggccaagagataataagcATCATTAGTgctatgctcctcaagtaggcttaaCAGATAATCTTAGGAGATAATTCTAAAAAGATATAGATAGCATTATACAAGACATATTAGGGACTGATAAAATATTCATAGGAACagatctgaatggacatgttggaagtgataataaaggttatgagaggatgcatagaggatatggatatggagacaaagaTGAGCATgtgggagatgatcttagactttgctatgtcttATGATTTTATTACGATGAAaacttgttttaagaagagagaagaacacttaataaccattaaaagtgaacaaaataaaagtcaaatatatttttctcttaACTAGGAGGAAAGATCGTTTATCaagtaaggattgtaaagttattttaggtgaaagcttaaccacacaatataaagttttagtgttagatatatgcattaaaaaatggaagagaatggataaaataaaccaatgtaagagaactagtGGTGGAACCTAAGCGAAAATACAattaaatttaaagaaaaaatgatcaaagatggtcaTTGGACTATAAAGGATGctatagatacaaatactctttggagtaggatagctagctttaataaaaagatagtaaaagagattttaggtaaatcaagaagaagattctcaaatagaaaagaaagttggtggtgggaacAAGATGTACCAAAAGCTATAAAGACAAAAAGACGGGtacaaaacatggcaaaaatgtagaaacatggataactttgaaaagtataaagaggtaaGAAGAGATGCAAAAAAGGTccttagtgaagctaaacatagatcatttaataatttatatgttagattagatacaaaagaaggggaaagagatatatttaaacttgtagagaaagaaagagtaaagacttaggtgatgtaaaatgtataacaAAGTAATGATGATATTTTGTCTTGGttaaagaagacataaaagaaagatggcaaagttactttagtaagctatttaatgaaaatcaaatagaaggtttaaccttagaattgacaaatgaggaaaagactaaaaatatgatatttattcaTAAGATTAAAGTTAAGGAAGTTAAGTTTGCACGAAAGAAgataaaaaatggaaaagctataggaccggataacatctcaattgaagtttggaagtGCTAAGGTTAATTATATGgctaacacaattataaaaacaaagaaaatgtcaaatgaatggaggaaaagttttttttgtaataattttATTACTTTTTTAAGTTGTAGAAGCTCcaggaaaattttattttaagttcaTATGgcaattctatttttatttttcattaaaaattattaCACAATAACTTAATCCACAGACAAATTGGTAATCATGCTGCATGTTTTTTCACTGCAACCAAAATTCAGGCACCAAAAACAAtagggaaaagaaaggaaaatataaaggaattaaCTTGTTCATGTTTCGTTATCAAGGACAGTGACAAAGCAAATAATAAATATAgaaaatcaatgaataaaattttgatttcattttacacattatttaattttaattaaaaaaagttcatttttaatagtatttaacaTATAGAAAAAATATAACGAACAATtgatttccttcttatttttcgttttctttcctttcctcaaACAAAATTTTGACCCAAACGGAGGCTAAGAGAATGTAATGGTATTGATTCAAAAATATTACTGCAAGGACAATACATAAACTTGACCTTGCCCAGAACAATATGAAAATCGAACTTGCAAAATTCATGTTTAAGAAAATAGCAAAGCAAAGCCATACCTTTTTAGTAGATGCAATTCCATGATTGTCAGTTGTATAATCTCTTGACATCTCGCCATGCAGCACTAGATTACCTGGCCTAGCTGATAGACAGTCAAAGTCCCTCTCAACAGCACTGTCTTGCTTTCTATATCTTCCAGCCTTTCCTTCCCTTTTAGCCATCGGAGTTTCTTCATGAACAGCTGAGTGATGTTCATACTCCATCTTGCTTCTATTGCTTTGTTTGAGTTCCTCGGTAATACCACTCTTTATGGTGCTAAAATGGGAAGCAGATTCATTGTCTACTACCTTAGCTCCTTTTAAATTGCTACCAGAACAGTCTTCATTATTCATTATGTTTTTAGAAATTTGTTCCTCCCCAGATATCTCCCCTAATGCAACAGTATCTTCAAGAAAAAATTCAATTGATAGGCCAAGACTCTCAGAAAGCTCACCCTCTTCAATATCTCCATCTGCAGTAAGATAATGACCATAACCTTTTGTGGCACCTGATGTCTCTACTTCCATAACTTTCTTTCGTGTGTCATTGTCTGCTTCATCTGTTGTGTTGCTCAAGGAAGAACTTTTGTCCTGGTTGGTATCAAAATAGGGGGTGGATTCATTATGTATCTCATTAGCTCCATTTCGTTCAATACCGGCACAATCTCCTTCAATTATTACATCATCAGAAATTAGCTCATCCTCAACCTTCTCCCCTAATGCTACTGCATCACCAGGAAACACATCAATCAATGGGCAATAATCCTGAGAAAGTTCTCcctcttcaatctctccatctaCAGTTGGGCAACGACCAGAACCTATTGTCGCACCAGTACAAActgatttctcaatttccataACTGTTTGCTGCATGTCATGCTCTGCTTCCTCTGTTGTGTTCCACCTAACTGGAGAACTTTTGCCTTGGTCAGTCTCACCTAGTTTAGAAGCTCTAGTGATAATATCTTTGTCTACAGATGACCCAAAAACTTCAGAAACCTTGCAATTTTGGTGTTCATTATCCACACACAGTTTTCCTGCATCCGCATGTTGTTGGAAATCAGCATGATCATTATGATTGGCCATTGATGGAATATCATCACCATTGAACATATCAATCGGTAGACCATaatcctgagaaagttctctctcttcaatctctccatctgTAGTTGGACAATGACCAGAACCTATTGCAGCACCAGTACAAACCGATTTCTCCATTTCCATAACTGTTCCCTGCATGCCATGTTCTGCTTCCTCTGTTGTGTTCCACCTGAAGGGATAACTTTTGCCTTGGTTAGTCTCATCTAGTTTAGAAACTCTGGTGATAATATCTTTATCTACAGATGACTCAAAAACCTCAGAAGAAACATTGCAACTTTCGTGATCATTATCTACATGTAGCTGTCTCGCATTCGCATGTTGTTGGAAATCagcatggttattatgattaatCATTGATGGAACATCATCACCATTAATCATATCAATCAAAAGGCCATaatcctgagaaagttctctctCTCTAATCTCTCCATCTGTAGTCGGATAATGACTAGAACATATTGTGGCATCAGTAAAAACTGATTTCTCAATCTCCATAATTGTCTGCTGCACGTCATGCTTTGCTTCCTCTTTTGTGTTCCACCTGAAGGAAGAACTTTTGGCTTGGTCAGCCTCACCTTGTTTAGAAACTCTATTGATAATATCTTCATCTACAGATGACTCAAAAATCTCAGAAACCTTGCAACTTTTGTGTTCATTATCTACATGTAGCTGTTCTGCATTCGTATGTTGTTGGAAATCAGCATGACTATTATGATTAATCATTGATGGAACGTCATCACCATTAAACATATCAATCAATAGGCCATAAGCCTGAGAAAGTTCTCCCACTTCAATCTCTCCATCTGTAGTCAGACAATGAGCCGAACCTATTGTGGCACCAGTACATACTGATTTCTCAATTTCCACAACTGTCTGCTGCACGTCATGCACTGCTTCCTCTGTTCTGTTCTCCCTGAAGGAAGAATTTTTGCCTTGGTCAGTCTCACCTAGTTCATAAACTCTAGTGATAATATCTTTATCTACAGATGACTCGAAAACCTCAGAAACATCGCAACTTTGTTGTTCATTATCTACACATAGTTGTTCTGCATTCGCATGTTGTTGGAACTCAGCATGATCATTATGATTAATAATTGATGGAACATCATCAACAATCTGGCCATTGTCTGGTGATGAGATAGAGGGAATAGTGCAATCGCCATGAGCCAGTTCCTCATTTCCCTTTACGTTCAGTATATGTTTAGGCTCATCTTCACGTGCCAAGAATGCTTGACTAATATTCCCATCAACTACTGTGTCCTGCACCAATGAATTCTCGGACTTGGTACTATCAAGACCAACCAATTTATCACACACTTCAGCTCCAATTTCTTTCGCTGATTCCTCACTCCCATCGCCTTCATGATAAAGAAACAACAACAGTAAGATTACAATAACGACCAGTAGAGACTATATACAGCTCCCAGGACTCTGCCATGGCAGGACAAAGATATTCAATGACATCATCTTATTGTTTCAAACCAATGACCCTCGGTTCAGTTACACAAAAAGACGATAGAGGTAAATAAAAATAGCAAAATGGAGAATCTCATGGGAGGTAACATTGGGAGCACTTATGATGAAACCAAAAATCATGTTAGCAGTTTTCTGAGAAGTACTTCTAGGTTTAAGATAAAGAATCTGTACTAATTCCAAAGCAAGAGAAGTTTATTAACATTCTTAGCAAATAATGGCACGATTTCCCCTGAAGTTaggaagtgaaaaaaaaaattcacgattaaattttatatttcttaTCTTTCAGTTCAATTTATCAGTACCCAAGCAGATAAAGAGAGGAATTTTGACAAAACCAACAGCGAGAAACTATAGCTCTGGAAATTCAGTAAACGAACAAGGACTCATTGTATATTACCTTGTTCCGTCTGGTCTGGAGCAATTCCATTGGCGTGAAAACGTTGTGGTTCATTGTGGCAAATGGAAAAGATTTGAACCAGAGTACGGAAAGTCTCGCTCTTGAGAAATCTACGGCGAGGAGGGAAAGGAGTTGCAGCACCCAATGGCTTTGGGGTTTCAAAGCCCGCCTCCTCTATTGCCATGAAGACCCTTGAAAATTGAAATCGACAGTATTTGTCATAAACCCTACCTTGCGCAAATCGGGGCCATGGCGGCGCCTCTGCCAGTCCGCCGCTTTTTAGAATTCCGGTTCGTCCAGGGACCGCTAAAAGCCTTTTCGACCGCTGTGGCTTGGGGAA
The sequence above is a segment of the Malania oleifera isolate guangnan ecotype guangnan chromosome 8, ASM2987363v1, whole genome shotgun sequence genome. Coding sequences within it:
- the LOC131161721 gene encoding uncharacterized protein LOC131161721 gives rise to the protein MAIEEAGFETPKPLGAATPFPPRRRFLKSETFRTLVQIFSICHNEPQRFHANGIAPDQTEQGDGSEESAKEIGAEVCDKLVGLDSTKSENSLVQDTVVDGNISQAFLAREDEPKHILNVKGNEELAHGDCTIPSISSPDNGQIVDDVPSIINHNDHAEFQQHANAEQLCVDNEQQSCDVSEVFESSVDKDIITRVYELGETDQGKNSSFRENRTEEAVHDVQQTVVEIEKSVCTGATIGSAHCLTTDGEIEVGELSQAYGLLIDMFNGDDVPSMINHNSHADFQQHTNAEQLHVDNEHKSCKVSEIFESSVDEDIINRVSKQGEADQAKSSSFRWNTKEEAKHDVQQTIMEIEKSVFTDATICSSHYPTTDGEIRERELSQDYGLLIDMINGDDVPSMINHNNHADFQQHANARQLHVDNDHESCNVSSEVFESSVDKDIITRVSKLDETNQGKSYPFRWNTTEEAEHGMQGTVMEMEKSVCTGAAIGSGHCPTTDGEIEERELSQDYGLPIDMFNGDDIPSMANHNDHADFQQHADAGKLCVDNEHQNCKVSEVFGSSVDKDIITRASKLGETDQGKSSPVRWNTTEEAEHDMQQTVMEIEKSVCTGATIGSGRCPTVDGEIEEGELSQDYCPLIDVFPGDAVALGEKVEDELISDDVIIEGDCAGIERNGANEIHNESTPYFDTNQDKSSSLSNTTDEADNDTRKKVMEVETSGATKGYGHYLTADGDIEEGELSESLGLSIEFFLEDTVALGEISGEEQISKNIMNNEDCSGSNLKGAKVVDNESASHFSTIKSGITEELKQSNRSKMEYEHHSAVHEETPMAKREGKAGRYRKQDSAVERDFDCLSARPGNLVLHGEMSRDYTTDNHGIASTKKDAGSNKRKRGTSQKSKEKKKRAKRMKRAEKNKQLGVRRLKLPMILKPKTETYCHHYLKGRCHKGDECKFSHDTVPLTKSSPCCHFARQACMKGDVCPFDHQLSKYPCNNYVSNGFCNRGDKCLFSHKIPFQEGFPTASNFSKSDVKSSPLGNSNSKKQLNANGSSYQNVNAYSSGIFPQKNGEQNVAERVLKLPGQTPEGKKSLTFGKPPSGYSCKMKEAGASPKRDDGLTVGNQTNKSASEIFLDLIPKGASPAVAPKGINFLSFGKASLMNSCKMQPSKPPQKGKGIEPSPADDSSKCKKGDLSVRRGDSAEVGYQANRGELDLVQSLKGSTNRATSLAIPPGISFPSFGKAPLDDSSCKKQASLPSIMDGKIGTSIQNTLNASDEPHIPSEMPLRLAASPLISGNSSGLSADWHNKSKSSLSQKALLTTLAFAAKYESEVKMDQSIHAPAVSTEVNKESGDSSISGSSQNGSMKASKILDFLYGIRSKTKK